In the genome of Vanacampus margaritifer isolate UIUO_Vmar chromosome 1, RoL_Vmar_1.0, whole genome shotgun sequence, one region contains:
- the LOC144049074 gene encoding endophilin-B1-like, with protein MDLTRLASDAGQFINRAVQYTGESLGQADKTDLDPGLEELLTRVDATKTWTDLIVSQTEAMLQPSTTARLEERLYEHLDWPAPSRPRAQELLGDQMIQAGLEMGTNSPYGTSLLRCGEAQKQLGEAHRKFAQSANIHFLSPLRRFAAWEYITMQEERRLLLNKRLDLDVAKSRLKKAHEAEQESRDLNANPMEDDYFSSHVSYMFRFMRVRWMKMWAQEISQAEMELRICESLFNRQSEVTRQLLGEISNTHDKHMQSLSDFVDAQTCYFAQCKQHALELHKQLASIPAVLCSNKWQSSITNGAPPRCNHPSAEQNPASPTSAVVVHHLPEFDQDSWTTGASANNNNNNQETDHACLSQQENPPSCESVSLN; from the exons ATGGACTTGACGCGGTTGGCCAGCGACGCCGGACAGTTCATCAACCGGGCAGTCCAg TACACGGGGGAAAGTCTTGGCCAGGCCGACAAGACCGACTTGGACCCCGGCCTGGAGGAGCTCCTTACCCGGGTGGATGCCACCAAGACTTGGACCGACCTCATCGTCTCACAGACGGAGGCCATGTTGCAGCCCAGCACAA CGGCGCGGCTGGAAGAGCGACTGTACGAGCATCTGGACTGGCCCGCCCCCTCTCGACCTCGCGCTCAAGAGCTCCTGGGCGACCAGATGATTCAGGCTGGGCTGGAGATGGGAACCAACAGCCCGTATG GAACGTCACTGCTGAGGTGCGGCGAGGCTCAGAAGCAGCTCGGCGAGGCCCACAGGAAGTTTGCCCAAAGCGCcaacatccattttcttagtcCTCTACGACGTTTTGCCGCATGGGAATACATAACCATGCAG GAGGAGCGCAGGCTGTTGCTGAACAAGCGTCTGGACTTGGATGTAGCCAAGAGCAGACTGAAGAAAGCTCACGAGGCCGAACAAGAGTCCAGG GACCTGAACGCAAACCCAATGGAGGACGACTACTTCTCGTCTCACGTGTCCTACATGTTCCGATTCATGCGCGTTCGCTGGATGAAG ATGTGGGCGCAGGAGATTTCTCAA gcgGAAATGGAGCTGAGGATCTGCGAGTCTTTGTTCAATCGGCAGTCGGAAGTCACGCGACAGCTTCTGGGAGAAATTAGCAACACCCAT gacaAGCACATGCAGAGCCTGAGCGACTTTGTGGACGCCCAGACGTGTTACTTCGCCCAATGCAAGCAACATGCCCTGGAGCTCCACAAGCAGCTGGCCAG CATCCCGGCCGTGTTGTGCTCCAACAAGTGGCAGTCGTCAATCACTAACGGGGCCCCGCCTCGTTGTAATCATCCTTCTGCTGAGCAAAATCCCGCTTCTCCGACCTCCGCTGTCGTCGTCCACCACCTTCCGGAATTCGACCAAGACTCTTGGACGACGGGAGCGAgcgctaacaacaacaacaacaaccaagaGACTGATCACGCCTGTCTATCACAGCAAGAAAATCCTCCATCTTGTGAGTCCGTGTCTCTCAACTAA
- the LOC144049083 gene encoding uncharacterized protein LOC144049083 isoform X2, whose amino-acid sequence MVTRDDSTPPQTPCQSAVLTRWDKLFIALENSHMRQNMLLESSESCCGAMASLRAQVDHLARTASRQCPPWQAAFKMLHQDLLELREEGEARERRLDATLQMYNHSKASPLGAKEQEVTQEVTSPPADGVEKELVAIATELQRLHVQLSRVIQQAGTLRKDRGDS is encoded by the exons ATGGTCACGCGAG ATGATTCCACGCCGCCGCAAACACCGTGCCAGTCTGCCGTGCTCACCCGATGGGACAAGCTCTTCATCGCTTTGGAGAACTCTCACATGAGGCAGAACATGCTGCTGGAGTCTTCGGAATCGTGCTGCGGGGCCATGGCGTCCCTCAGGGCGCAGGTGGACCACCTGGCCCGGACGGCGTCCCGCCAGTGCCCGCCCTGGCAGGCCGCCTTCAAGATGCTTCACCAGGATCTCCTGGAGCTCCGTGAGGAAGGCGAGGCGAGGGAGAGGAGGCTCGACGCCACCCTGCAGATGTATAATCATTCCAAGGCCTCGCCGTTGGGTGCGAAAGAACAAGAAGTGACGCAGGAAGTGACGTCACCCCCCGCTGACGGCGTGGAAAAGGAGCTGGTTGCCATAGCGACCGAGCTGCAGAGGCTCCATGTGCAGCTCAGCCGAGTCATCCAGCAGGCGGGCACACTGAGGAAGGATAGAGGAGACTCGTGA
- the LOC144049083 gene encoding pentraxin-related protein PTX3-like isoform X1 encodes MFAVRVWGVMRVWGVLCVMACAGASPHLNQVDYDDVYDNEVSRQQHEDDSTPPQTPCQSAVLTRWDKLFIALENSHMRQNMLLESSESCCGAMASLRAQVDHLARTASRQCPPWQAAFKMLHQDLLELREEGEARERRLDATLQMYNHSKASPLGAKEQEVTQEVTSPPADGVEKELVAIATELQRLHVQLSRVIQQAGTLRKDRGDS; translated from the exons atgtttgctgtaagGGTATGGGGGGTGATGAGGGTGTGGGGGGTGCTGTGCGTGATGGCATGCGCGGGCGCGTCGCCGCACCTCAACCAGGTGGACTACGATGACGTCTACGACAACGAGGTGTCCCGACAGCAACATGAAG ATGATTCCACGCCGCCGCAAACACCGTGCCAGTCTGCCGTGCTCACCCGATGGGACAAGCTCTTCATCGCTTTGGAGAACTCTCACATGAGGCAGAACATGCTGCTGGAGTCTTCGGAATCGTGCTGCGGGGCCATGGCGTCCCTCAGGGCGCAGGTGGACCACCTGGCCCGGACGGCGTCCCGCCAGTGCCCGCCCTGGCAGGCCGCCTTCAAGATGCTTCACCAGGATCTCCTGGAGCTCCGTGAGGAAGGCGAGGCGAGGGAGAGGAGGCTCGACGCCACCCTGCAGATGTATAATCATTCCAAGGCCTCGCCGTTGGGTGCGAAAGAACAAGAAGTGACGCAGGAAGTGACGTCACCCCCCGCTGACGGCGTGGAAAAGGAGCTGGTTGCCATAGCGACCGAGCTGCAGAGGCTCCATGTGCAGCTCAGCCGAGTCATCCAGCAGGCGGGCACACTGAGGAAGGATAGAGGAGACTCGTGA